One genomic window of Marinobacter gudaonensis includes the following:
- the glnA gene encoding glutamate--ammonia ligase produces MSKTVDLIKEHEVKWVDLRFTDSRGKEQHVTLPATEVDEDFFTDGKMFDGSSIAGWKGINESDMILMPDDETSVLDPFTEETTVNITCNIVEPSTMQGYERDPRSVARRAEEYLKSTGIADGALFGPEPEFFVFDSVKWNVDMQGASYHIHSEEAAWVSGEDFDRNNIGHRPGVKGGYFPVPPVDSLHDLRGAMCAAMESMGLEIEVHHHEVGTAGQCEIGVGANTLTRKADEVQILKYCVHNVAHAYGKTATFMPKPVVGDNGSGMHVHMSLSKDGKNLFAGDSYAGLSEAALYYIGGVIKHAKAINAFTNPATNSYKRLVPGFEAPVMLAYSARNRSASIRIPYVSSPKARRIEVRFPDPSANPYLAFAALMMAGLDGIQNKIHPGDAMDKDLYDLPKEEALNIPKVAETLSEALDCLEADHEFLTRGGVFTEDMIKGYVDLKRGEVEKLNMTTHPVEFQLYYSC; encoded by the coding sequence ATGTCCAAGACAGTTGATTTGATCAAAGAACACGAAGTCAAATGGGTTGATCTGCGCTTCACCGACAGCCGTGGTAAAGAGCAGCACGTAACTCTGCCCGCCACCGAAGTGGACGAGGACTTCTTCACCGACGGCAAGATGTTTGACGGCTCCTCCATCGCCGGTTGGAAAGGCATCAACGAATCCGACATGATCCTGATGCCGGATGACGAAACTTCCGTTCTGGATCCGTTCACCGAAGAAACGACTGTCAACATTACCTGTAACATTGTGGAGCCCTCCACCATGCAGGGTTATGAGCGTGATCCGCGCTCTGTTGCCCGTCGCGCCGAGGAATACCTGAAGTCCACCGGCATTGCCGATGGTGCCCTGTTCGGCCCTGAGCCTGAGTTCTTTGTATTCGACTCCGTTAAGTGGAACGTCGACATGCAAGGTGCCTCTTACCACATCCACTCCGAGGAAGCAGCCTGGGTATCCGGCGAAGACTTCGACCGCAACAACATCGGTCACCGTCCGGGCGTTAAAGGCGGTTACTTCCCGGTTCCGCCGGTTGACAGCCTGCACGACCTGCGTGGCGCGATGTGTGCCGCCATGGAATCCATGGGCCTGGAAATTGAAGTACACCACCACGAAGTGGGTACTGCCGGCCAGTGTGAAATCGGCGTTGGTGCCAACACCCTGACCCGCAAGGCCGACGAAGTACAGATTCTGAAGTACTGCGTGCACAACGTGGCACACGCCTACGGCAAGACAGCCACTTTCATGCCCAAGCCGGTGGTTGGTGACAACGGCTCCGGTATGCACGTGCACATGTCCCTGAGCAAGGACGGCAAGAACCTGTTTGCCGGCGACAGCTACGCTGGTCTGAGCGAAGCTGCCCTGTACTACATCGGCGGCGTCATCAAGCACGCCAAGGCTATCAACGCCTTCACCAACCCGGCCACCAACAGCTACAAGCGTCTGGTTCCCGGTTTCGAAGCTCCGGTTATGCTGGCCTACTCTGCCCGTAACCGCTCCGCTTCCATCCGAATCCCGTACGTGAGCAGCCCGAAGGCCCGTCGCATCGAGGTGCGCTTCCCGGATCCGTCCGCGAACCCGTACCTGGCGTTTGCCGCACTGATGATGGCCGGTCTGGACGGCATCCAGAACAAGATCCACCCTGGCGATGCCATGGACAAGGATCTGTACGACCTGCCGAAGGAAGAGGCCCTGAACATTCCGAAGGTTGCCGAGACTCTGTCCGAGGCCCTGGACTGCCTCGAAGCGGATCACGAGTTCCTGACCCGTGGCGGCGTGTTCACCGAAGACATGATCAAGGGCTACGTGGATCTGAAGCGTGGCGAAGTCGAGAAGCTGAACATGACCACTCACCCGGTCGAATTCCAGCTCTACTACTCCTGCTAA